The proteins below come from a single Maylandia zebra isolate NMK-2024a linkage group LG23, Mzebra_GT3a, whole genome shotgun sequence genomic window:
- the slitrk1 gene encoding SLIT and NTRK-like protein 1 has translation MLLWIVLLKAALCLASGNVTRDVCKEQICSCNEVEGDLHIDCEKRSFTTLQQLTGPSSQFYHLLLHGNSLSRLFPNEFANFYNAVSLHLENNGLHDIVPGAFLGLQLVKRLHINNNKIRSFRKSTFLGLDDLEYLQADFNLLRDIDPAVFRDLNKLEVLILNDNLISALPVNVFQHVPITHLDLRGNRIKTLPYEGILEQIPGIAEVLLEDNPWDCNCDLVSLKEWLENIPRNALIGRVICEAPTRLQGSDLNETSEADLCPSQSAGVDSSLVAPPTQEETSMARDTHPTPYKPSGNASRPPTPGGHGSNKNHSKSRENWQLKTKPTPVAAGVDREQQQLRNVTCPEPCKCKLVGSRQGLGVNCEGKKIENLSNLKPKPLAAHELNMRENNIHAVKKNQLLGYASLNLLDLGANNIKVIDNGTFQNQSELRWLYLDKNYLDALVTEMFVGLVNLEYLSLEYNDIQLVVAGAFSPMPNLRVLFLNNNLLKSLPADAFLGISLSKISLHNNYFPYLPVAGVLDQLNSIIQIDLHGNPWDCSCKIVPFKQWTEKLGADVIVSDLKCESPEEFWKRDFRYVRNDLLCPKLYVSPTSLSKNSTFAQDSGTRSNSYLEPNRVSISVLVPGLLLVFVTSAFTVVGMLVFILRNRKRSKRRDGNSSASEINSLQTVCDSSYWHSGSYHADGGAHRGFDCSTHLSTTNDA, from the coding sequence ATGCTGCTTTGGATCGTCCTGCTGAAAGCCGCTCTTTGTCTCGCCAGTGGAAACGTTACAAGGGACGTTTGCAAGGAGCAGATATGCTCCTGCAACGAGGTGGAGGGAGACCTACACATAGACTGCGAAAAGAGGAGCTTCACCACTCTGCAGCAGCTCACCGGCCCCAGCTCGCAGTTTTATCACTTGCTGCTACACGGGAATTCTCTCTCTAGGCTCTTTCCCAACGAGTTCGCCAACTTTTACAACGCCGTGAGTCTGCATTTGGAAAACAACGGCTTGCACGACATCGTGCCCGGCGCCTTCCTGGGACTTCAGCTGGTTAAGCGGCTGCACATCAATAACAATAAGATCAGATCGTTCAGGAAGAGCACGTTTCTGGGCTTGGACGACTTGGAATATCTCCAAGCTGATTTTAATCTACTGAGGGATATTGACCCCGCCGTTTTCAGGGACCTAAATAAACTTGAAGTGTTGATACTTAACGACAACCTCATCAGCGCGTTGCCCGTGAACGTGTTTCAACATGTGCCCATTACGCATCTCGACCTGCGCGGAAACCGAATCAAAACGTTGCCTTATGAAGGGATCCTGGAGCAGATCCCGGGCATTGCGGAGGTTTTGTTGGAGGACAACCCGTGGGACTGTAACTGCGACCTGGTTTCGCTCAAGGAGTGGCTGGAGAACATACCGCGGAACGCGCTCATTGGGAGGGTGATATGCGAGGCTCCCACCAGGCTGCAGGGCAGCGACCTGAACGAGACGTCAGAGGCGGATCTGTGCCCCTCGCAGAGCGCCGGCGTGGACAGCAGCCTGGTGGCCCCTCCCACCCAAGAGGAGACCTCCATGGCCCGCGACACGCACCCGACGCCTTACAAGCCCAGCGGAAATGCCAGCAGGCCCCCGACGCCAGGAGGCCACGGGTCCAACAAGAACCACTCTAAATCTCGTGAGAACTGGCAGCTGAAAACGAAACCCACTCCAGTGGCGGCAGGTGTGGACAGGGAGCAACAGCAGCTGCGCAACGTGACGTGCCCCGAGCCGTGCAAGTGCAAGCTGGTGGGCTCCAGGCAGGGGCTGGGGGTCAACTGCGAGGGCAAGAAGATCGAGAACCTGTCCAACCTCAAACCCAAACCCCTGGCCGCTCACGAGCTCAACATGAGAGAAAACAACATCCACGCGGTGAAGAAAAACCAGCTGCTCGGCTACGCGAGCCTCAACTTGCTCGACCTGGGCGCGAACAACATCAAGGTGATCGACAACGGCACGTTTCAAAACCAGAGCGAGCTCAGGTGGCTGTACTTGGATAAGAACTACCTGGACGCGCTGGTGACGGAGATGTTCGTGGGCCTCGTGAATTTGGAATATCTCAGTTTGGAATACAACGACATCCAGCTCGTAGTTGCGGGCGCGTTTAGCCCCATGCCGAACCTGAGGGTTCTCTTCCTCAACAACAACTTGCTCAAATCGTTACCCGCGGATGCTTTCCTTGGGATTTCTTTATCTAAGATCAGCCTGCACAACAACTACTTCCCCTATCTCCCCGTGGCAGGCGTGCTGGACCAGCTCAACTCGATCATCCAGATCGATTTGCACGGGAACCCGTGGGATTGCTCGTGCAAAATCGTGCCCTTCAAGCAGTGGACGGAGAAGCTGGGGGCCGACGTGATCGTGAGCGACCTCAAGTGCGAGTCGCCGGAGGAGTTCTGGAAGCGAGACTTCCGCTACGTGCGGAACGACCTGCTGTGCCCCAAGCTCTACGTCTCCCCGACGTCGCTGTCCAAAAACAGCACTTTCGCGCAGGACTCGGGGACGCGCTCGAACTCCTACCTGGAGCCCAACAGGGTCTCCATCTCGGTGCTCGTGCCCGGTCTGCTGCTGGTGTTCGTCACGTCCGCGTTCACCGTGGTGGGGATGCTCGTGTTTATTTTGCGGAACCGAAAGAGGTCGAAGCGGAGGGACGGAAACTCCTCCGCGTCCGAGATCAATTCCCTGCAGACTGTGTGCGACTCTTCGTACTGGCACAGCGGGTCTTATCACGCGGACGGGGGCGCGCACCGGGGCTTCGACTGCAGCACGCATCTCTCCACGACAAACGATGCGTAA